The DNA segment CGTAACACCTTCTAAAACCAAACATTCGGTGAGTATTCtctattcctttattttattgatataattcCCATAGCATAAAATCCACTTGTAAAGTATACAAGTCTGTGTTTTTTATATTCATAAAACTGTGTAATCACTACCACTACCAAGGCTGGAACATTTTTAGCACAATGGGTATACTTCTCATATTTTTCTATGGCCTAGGTAAATGATTCCTCTTTGGTGAATTTTCAGAGCAGAATCATTGTAAGAACTTTGGGAACCTAAGCATCATCTGCTCAGGTAGCAAACTCTCAGATTAAGAAAAATCTCAGCTGCTCACTCCTGAGCATGCCCGCACTCCCTCCCTGAGTGCATACTTTGCATTATTAGACACTCTTCACTTGTACCTATGTGACCTGCTTGTGAATTATTtcttgagaagaaaaagaaaaacctctgCTTTTGGCCTACAGGTGCCCCTCTTAGTTTTTCTGCCTGTTGGTTGGATTGACCACCTACATAGGTGATCTTTAAAATTCATCCATCTACCACTATTCAGCCACATAAATAACTGTCCTTCAGGAAAATGTAACCTCAAATTCTTTCCTCAAAGACCTGGCTGGAAACTACAATTAAGCCACAAAAAACACCCCAATTGCAAAATgggcatgaacagacatttcttcaaaaatacagaaatgacCAATAACCAACCACACAAAAAGAtcacaacatcactaatcatttggGAAATTTAAgtcaaaacaatgagataccacatcatgctcattaggatggctattatttaaaaacaaaaacaaaaacagaaaataacaagtattagtgaggatgtgaagaaactggaacccCTGTAAATTGCTggtagaatgtaaaatggtgcagctgctagggaaaacagtatggcagttcctcaaaaaattaaagaattactgtatgatccagcaatcccacttctgcatATACACTCAGAAGAACTGAATGCAGAGACTCTAACAGATATTTGTACGAGAAATAattcaagtgtccatcaacagaagaatggattaAAATATGAGATAATGGACTATtacttcagccataaaaaggagagaaattcTGATGTATGTTACAACAATGGACAAACCTTGAAGGATTACTTATATGAGGTACATAGAATAAAGACAGACAGAGTAGTGTTTACCAAGGGCAGAGGAATGGGGAGTttctgtttaatgggtacagagtttcactttgggatgatgaaaaagttctggaagtgGTAACAGTGATGGATGCACCATAACGTCAATgttcttaatgccactgaactgtacacttaaaaattttatacaataaaaaaatcaaaaaaacaacaactggctgaaacatttccagaagctTAGTTCAACATACATGCAAATCAGTTCATCACTTCCTTTGGCTCACCTGTCTTCTCTCAAGAAATACTTTAATGGAATTACTTTGATGTTGTGCCTTTAACAATCATTAAAGACTTAAggatttcacttaaaaaattttcagaGCTAGGTGCCAGGAAGAGCACTTTCCAGCTGCATTGTTGCATTTTTTGCAAACTAGTGTGCTTCCCTAATGGCACTGTAAATCAAATGTCTGAGTTCATATTTAACCACTAGGAGTCAAATCTGTGGCTGAATTTTGGCTTAACACCGTATCTTGTACATAATTTAGCACAGTTAATAACATTCTGCCCGGCCTTGACTTTATTTCCGaattttgctttatgtttgtcaATAACTGTTTCTTATAAATCACACTAAATCTTTAAAGAATAAGGTGAAGCAAAATAAATAGTCTTTGGCTTACCTGCATGTTCATATAACCATCTACAGATACCAGGTAACCTTTGTATTCCATTCCCCACTTAAGTTTCACCATTACTGGCTTTCCTGTTAATCCATTGAGGAAAGGTTTGGGATTGAGGGGCAAACTCTgcacaaagaacaaaaaaaggaCTCAATTATTTTTCCTTAGCTTAGCTTCCACTACCTAATCTCCTCTACTGAAACCACCAATATTTTATAGCATCTAAATGAAGCAAACTCTAGACTCCCTCTCACTTTGCTAGTTTTCAACTTTCATTTGAAGAGcatcagagaaatataaataccAAGTTAGCCAGTCTCATCTATAACCCATCAAAAGTTGTAAAGTACAGTTTACCCTTCAACAACATAGGTTGAACTGGGTAGGCCCACTTATATgcagatatttttcaataaatatatgggAAAATTTAAGATTTGtgagtttgaaaaacattttcttctagcTTACTCTACTGGAAGACTACAGAATACatgtaatatacaaaatatgtattaactgTTCATGTTATCGATAAGTCTTCTGGTCAACAGCGGGCTATTAGTTAAGTTTGAGGAGTCAAAATTTACATACAGATTTTCAACTGAGTGGCAGGTAGGTGCCAccttgttcaaaggtcaactgtattcaTTATTCACTTAAGAAATACTGAATACCTAGTATACATCACTCAGTGTTCCAGGCTGTAAAGAAAGAAAggtaaaggcaggaaaaaaactgcagatgACAGTTCCTGTCAAGAATCAAGCAGCTCACAGTGGGAGGGGCAGAACACATACAGACAGACAATTACATTGCCATGCAGTTAAGTAAGACATGCTATGCTATATACAAGGGTGTCAAAGCAATCAGGGgtcaagagaaaaggaaagattgGCTGAAATAAGTAATACTTCCCTTTTAAAGAATGAGAGGTTATATTCTAGGCAAAAGAGGCTACCTATTAAAAGGAGGGAAGAGtgaagcaacaagagacaaacaaTTTGGTTTCATCAGAGTCCCAAATATGAGGCTACAGCAGAGGCAGGGAGCAGATCAACCTTGAGTCTTTCACCTTAATTCGAGGAGCTAGGACTGGGTTTTATTGACTTAGTGGTGCCTCCTACATATGGATAATCACTTAATGTTTGCTTATTCAACAAAAACAATAGTATCCCCAGTGAATccacttttttccttccctcatTTGCTCACACAGCAgcccaaagaaagaaaagaaccaagaaACTCGGCTACTAAACCCCTCTAAGATAAGCATATTCAGAGTGATCTCAAAGGACATGGAGACTGCTTTAATTACGTAATGGGTCTCCAGTTTtcattcttgtctttctccaacacAGGTATTATTTTAACGTCATATTTCTATGTAAAATGCTTTGATGGCGTCCAATTGCACTTGGAGTAGAATGCAGACCTTCTAATATATGGCCTAATAGGTCTTCTCCGACCCTATCTCATAACCACtactcttgcatgcagctgtagCTGTCAATTCCTCCAACTGTTCAAGCTTTCTTTCCGGCCTTAGGGCCTATGCACAGTTTCCTTGTGCTTGGTACACCCTTCTTCTTGCTCTTTAAGGGGatgattctcattttatttaggtTTCGGGTAAATCCCTCCTCCCAGGGATGCCATGTAAAGTACCACAGCGCCCAGCGCCCTCTCACAGCATCCCACTTGCTTCTTTCTTAGCACTTAACGCTCTTTGCAATTATGTATTTCTGTCACTAATGTCTGTCTCCCACAACCTACCGAGTTAACCCAGAGAAGGGTCCGCCATCAGTACTTTCACCTTATGTTCCTAGCACCTGAAAGAGTATCTGGCAGGTATCAtgcgctcagtaaatatttactaaatgactAAATGCACGCTTCAAAGCCTGAGGGGCTGGGAATCCCAACATCATGCAATGGAGGTTGATTACGGAGTGTGATAAATAGGCTGTGAAAAACCGCTTTATATTTACCCCGATCCTGTGGCCAGAACCAACAAGGGTACTTCGGGCTCAGATTCAAacgaagaagagagggaaggaagcaCTCCCGGGAGGGGAGTGCGTGCCTCAGAGCACCAGCGCGGAAAGGGGCTGGCGACCGGGTGCGCGGCGCCTCACGCGGATGAATGGGAAACGCGCGAACCAGCCACAGGGCCCGGCGACGCCGGTCACCCGCCCTCCCGCTCTCCCCGGCGACTCCAGCCGTTCTCTTCCTCCTTACCATGGCGACTACAGGCAAACGCTGCAAGCTGCTCGCCGCCTGCCCAGCTGCTGTCCGTTTCTCGTGACCGGAGTAGCTACAGCACAACCGGAACCGCGGAGCTTCAAGAGAAATGGCCGCCGAACTCACCGCGACCTTTCACCTTCGACCACAGCTCCTCCGCCTTCTGTGATTGGACGCAAAGAGATGAGTGCTGATTGGAGAAGATGGCTGAGGCAGTGTATCCCGGCAACCAGCGGTAACCAATGGTTCAAGCCTTCCCGAGGCCCCGCGGGCCTGTGGGAAACTTCCGGCTGCCCGAGTGGGCTAAAGGTCCCGGTGAGGCTGTAAAAGCGGTGAATCCGGCCCGGGTTTCTCTTTTGCTCACTTCGCTCCAGGGTTCAGTTGAGAGAGAGTCTCGGTTTCTTCA comes from the Manis pentadactyla isolate mManPen7 chromosome 10, mManPen7.hap1, whole genome shotgun sequence genome and includes:
- the SNRPF gene encoding small nuclear ribonucleoprotein F, giving the protein MSLPLNPKPFLNGLTGKPVMVKLKWGMEYKGYLVSVDGYMNMQLANTEEYIDGALSGHLGEVLIRCNNVLYIRGVEEEEEDGEMRE